In a single window of the Callithrix jacchus isolate 240 chromosome 1, calJac240_pri, whole genome shotgun sequence genome:
- the SBF1 gene encoding myotubularin-related protein 5 isoform X4, with protein MARLADYFVLVAFGPHPRGSGEGQGQILQRFPEKDWEDNPFPQGIELFCQPSGWQLCPERNPPTFFVAVLTDINSERHYCACLTFWEPVEPSQEITHVEDATEREEEEDEGGQTHLLSTVPAPSVQLFAPKTLVLVSRLDHAEVFRNSLGLIYAIHVEGLNVCLENVIGNLLTCTVPLAGGSQRTISLGAGDRQVIQTPLADSLPVSRCSVALLFRQLGITNVLSLFCAALTEHKVLFLSRSYQRLADACRGLLALLFPLRYSFTYVPILPAQLLEVLSTPTPFIIGVNAAFQAETQELLDVIVADLDGGTVSIPECVHIPPLPEPLQSQTHSVLSMVLDPELELADLAFPPPTTSTSSLKMQDKELRAVFLRLFAQLLQGYRWCLHVVRIHPEPVIRFHKAAFLGQRGLVEDDFLMKVLEGMAFAGFVSERGVPYRPTDLFDELVAHEVARIRADENYPQRVLRHVQELAEQLYKNENPYPAVAMHKVQRPGESSHLRRAPRPFPRLDEGTVQWIVDQAAAKMQGAPPAVKAEKRTTVPSGPPMTAILERGSGLHVNSARRLEVVRNCISYVFEGKMLEAKKLLPAVLRALKGRAARRCLAQELHLHVQQNRAVLDHQQFDFVVRMMNCCLQDCTSLDEHGIAAALLPLVTAFCRKLSPGVTQFAYSCVQEHVVWSTPQFWEAMFYGDVQTHIRALYLEPTEDRAPTQEVGEAPSQEDERSALDVASEQRRLWPTLSREKQQELVQKEESTVFSQAIHYANRMSYLLLPLDSSKSRLLRERAGLGDLESASNSLVTNSMAGSVAESYDTESGFEDAETCDVAGAVVRFINRFVDKVCTESGVTSDHLKGLHVMVPDIVQMHIETLEAVQRESRRLPPIQKPKLLRPRLLPGEECVLDGLRVYLLPDGREEGAGGSAGGPALLPAEGAVFLTTYRVIFTGMPTDPLVGEQVVVRSFPVAALTKEKRISVQTPVDQLLQDGLQLRSCTFQLLKMAFDEEVGSDSAELFRKQLHKLRYPPDVRATFAFTLGSAHTPGRPPRVTKDKGPSLRTLSRNLVKNAKKTIGRQHVTRKKYNPPNWEHRGQPPPEDQEDEISVSEELEPSTLTPSSALKPSDRMTMSSLVERACCRDYQRLGLGTLSSSLSRAKSEPFRISPVNRMYAICRSYPGLLIVPQSVQDNALQRVSRCYRQNRFPVVCWRSGRSKAVLLRSGGLHGKGVVGLFKAQNAPSPGQSQADSSSLEQEKYLQAVVSSMPRYADASGRNTLSGFSSAHMGSHVPSPRARVTTLSNPMAASASRRTAPRGKWGSVRTSGRSSGLGADVGSRLAGRDALAPPQANGGPPDPGFLRPQRAALYILGDKAQFKGVRPDPLQQWELVPIEVFEARQVKASFKKLLKACVPGCPAVEPSPVSFLRSLEDSEWLIQIHRLLQVSVLVVELLDSGSSVLVGLEDGWDITTQVVSLVQLLSDPFYRTLEGFRLLVEKEWLSFGHRFSHRGAHTLAGQSSGFTPVFLQFLDCVHQVHLQFPMEFEFSQFYLKFLGYHHVSRRFRTFLLDSDYERIELGLLYEEKGERRGQLPCRSVWEYVDRLSKRTPVFYNYMYAPEDTEVLRPYSNVSNLKVWEFYTEETLAEGPPYDWELAQGPPEPPEEERSDGGPPQSRRRVVWPCYDSCPRTQPDAISRLLEELQRLETELGRPTERWKDTWDRVKAAQRLEGRPDGRGTPSSLLVSTAPHHRRSLGVYLQEGPVGSTLSLSLDSDQSSGSTASGSRQAARRSTSTLYSQFQTAESENRSYEGTLYKKGAFMKPWKARWFVLDKTKHQLRYYDHRVDTDCKGVIDLAEVEAVAPGTPTMGAPKTVDEKAFFDVKTTRRVYNFCAQDVPSAQQWVDRIQSCLSDA; from the exons ATGGCGCGGCTCGCGGACTACTTCGTGCTGGTGGCGTTCGGGCCGCACCCGCGCG GGAGTGGGGAAGGCCAGGGCCAGATTCTGCAGCGCTTCCCGGAGAAGGACTGGGAGGACAACCCCTTCCCTCAGGGCATCGAGTTG TTTTGCCAGCCCAGTGGGTGGCAGCTGTGTCCTGAGAGGAATCCACCGACCTTCTTTGTTGCTGTCCTCACCGACATCAACTCTGAGCGCCACTACTGCGCCTGCTTGACCTTCTGGGAGCCGGTGGAGCCTTCACAG GAAATTACACATGTGGAGGATGCcacagagagggaggaagaggaggatgagggAGGCCAGACGCACCTGTTGTCCACAGTGCCTGCCCCATCTGTCCAGCTGTTTGCACCCAAGACGCTGGTACTGGTGTCGAGACTTGACCACGCGGAGGTGTTCAGG AACAGCCTCGGCCTCATCTATGCCATCCACGTGGAGGGCCTGAATGTGTGCCTGGAGAACGTGATTGGGAACCTGCTGACGTGCACTGTACCCCTGGCCGGGGGCTCACAG AGGACGATATCTTTGGGGGCTGGTGACCGGCAGGTCATCCAGACTCCACTGGCCGACTCGCTGCCTGTCAGCCGCTGCAGCGTGGCCCTGCTCTTCCGCCAGCTGG GCATCACCAACGTGCTGTCTTTGTTCTGTGCCGCCCTCACGGAGCACAAGGTTCTCTTCCTGTCCCGAAGCTACCAGAGGCTCGCTGATGCCTGCAGGGGCCTCCTGGCCCTGCTGTTTCCTCTCAGATACAG CTTCACCTATGTGCCCATCCTGCCGGCCCAGCTGCTGGAGGTCCTCAGCACACCCACGCCCTTCATCATCGGGGTCAACGCGGCCTTCCAGGCAGAGACCCAGGAGCTG CTGGATGTGATTGTTGCTGATTTGGATGGAGGGACGGTGTCCATCCCTGAGTGTGTGCACATTCCACCCTTGCCAGAGCCACTGCAGAGTCAGACGCACAGTGTTCTCAGCATG GTCCTGGACCCGGAGCTGGAGTTGGCTGACCTCGCCTTCCCTCCACCCACGACGTCCACCTCCTCCCTGAAGATGCAG GACAAGGAGCTTCGTGCCGTCTTCCTGCGGCTCTTTGCTCAGCTGCTGCAGGGCTATCGCTGGTGCCTGCACGTTGTGCGCATCCACCCGGAGCCTGTCATTCGCTTCCATAAG GCAGCCTTCCTGGGCCAGCGTGGGCTGGTGGAGGACGATTTCCTGATGAAGGTGCTGGAGGGCATGGCCTTTGCTGGCTTTGTGTCAGAGCGTGGGGTCCCTTACCGCCCCACGGACCTGTTTGATGAG CTGGTGGCCCATGAGGTGGCACGGATTCGGGCGGACGAGAACTATCCCCAGCGTGTCCTGCGTCACGTCCAGGAACTGGCAGAGCAGCTCTACAAGAAC GAGAACCCATACCCAGCGGTGGCGATGCACAAGGTACAGAGGCCCGGCGAGAGCAGTCACTTACGACGGGCACCCCGGCCCTTCCCCCGGCTGGATGAAGGCACCGTGCAGTGGATCGTGGACCAGGCTGCGGCCAAGATGCAGGGTGCACCCCCAGCCGTGAAGGCTGAGAAGAGGACCACAGTGCCCTCAGGGCCCCCCATGA CTGCCATCCTGGAGCGGGGCAGCGGGCTGCATGTCAACAGCGCCCGGCGGCTGGAGGTCGTGCGCAATTGCATCTCCTACGTGTTTGAGGGGAAGATGCTTGAGGCCAAGAAG ctgctcCCAGCCGTGCTGAGGGCCCTAAAGGGGCGAGCTGCCCGCCGCTGCCTCGCCCAGGAGCTGCACCTGCACGTGCAACAGAACCGCGCAGTTCTGGACCACCAGCAGTTTGACTTTGTGGTCCGTATGATGAACTGCTGCCTGCAG GACTGCACTTCTCTGGATGAGCATGGCATCGCAGCTGCTCTGCTGCCTCTGGTCACAGCCTTCTGCCGG AAGCTGAGCCCGGGGGTGACGCAGTTCGCATACAGCTGTGTGCAGGAGCACGTGGTGTGGAGCACGCCACAGTTCTGGGAGGCCATGTTCTACGGGGACGTGCAGACTCACATCCGGGCCCTATACCTGGAGCCCACTGAGGACCGGGCCCCCACCCAG GAGGTTGGGGAGGCACCTTCCCAGGAGGACGAGCGCTCTGCCCTAGACGTGGCTTCCGAGCAGCGGCGCCTGTGGCCAACCCTGAGCCGTGAGAAACAGCAGGAGCTAGTGCAGAAGGAGGAGAGTACGGTGTTCAGCCAGGCCATCCACTACGCCAACCGTATGAGCTACCTCCTGCTGCCCCTGGACAGCAGCAAGAGCCGCCTGCTTCGGGAACGCGCAGGGCTGGGCGACCTGGAGAGTGCCAGCAACAGCCTGGTCACCAACAG CATGGCTGGCAGTGTGGCCGAGAGTTATGACACGGAGAGCGGCTTTGAGGATGCAGAGACCTGCGATGTAGCTGGGGCTGTGGTCCGGTTCATCAACCGCTTTGTGGACAAAGTGTGCACAGAGAGTGGGGTCACCAGTGACCACCTCAAGGGGCTGCATGTCATGGTGCCAG ACATTGTCCAGATGCACATCGAGACCCTGGAGGCCGTGCAGCGGGAGAGTCGGAGGCTGCCACCCATCCAGAAG CCCAAGCTGCTTCGGCCACGCCTGCTGCCCGGTGAGGAGTGTGTGCTGGACGGCCTGCGTGTCTACCTGCTGCCAGATGGGCGTGAGGAGGGTGCGGGGGGCAGTGCCGGGGGGCCAGCACTGCTCCCAGCTGAGGGCGCCGTCTTCCTCACCACGTACCGGGTCATCTTCACGGGGATGCCCACGGACCCCCTGG TCGGGGAGCAGGTGGTGGTCCGCTCCTTCCCAGTGGCTGCTCTGACCAAGGAGAAGCGTATCAGCGTCCAGACCCCTGTGGACCAGCTCCTGCAGGATGGGCTGCAACTGCGCTCCTGCACATTCCAG CTGCTGAAAATGGCCTTTGATGAGGAGGTGGGGTCTGACAGTGCCGAGCTCTTCCGAAAGCAGCTTCATAAGCTGCGGTACCCACCAGACGTCAGGGCCACCTTCGCATTCaccctgggctctgcccacacACCTGGCCGGCCACCGCGAGTCACCAAGGACAAGGGCCCTTCCCTCAG AACCTTGTCCCGGAACCTGGTCAAGAATGCCAAGAAGACCATTGGGCGGCAGCATGTCACTCGCAAGAAGTACAACCCCCCCAACTGGGAGCACCGGGGCCAGCCGCCCCCTGAGGACCAGGAGGACGAGATCTCAG TGTCAGAGGAGCTGGAGCCCAGCACGCTGACCCCGTCCTCAGCCCTGAAGCCCTCTGACCGCATGACCATGAGCAGCCTGGTGGAAAGGGCTTGCTGCCGTGACTACCAGCGCCTTGGCCTGGGCACTCTGAGCAGCAGCCTGAGCCGGGCCAAGTCTGAGCCTTTCCGCATTTCTCCCGTCAACCGCATGTATGCCATCTGCCGCAG CTACCCGGGGCTGCTGATCGTGCCCCAGAGTGTCCAGGACAATGCCCTGCAGCGCGTGTCCCGCTGCTACCGCCAGAACCGCTTCCCCGTGGTCTGCTGGCGCAGCGGGCGGTCCAAGGCAGTGCTGCTGCGCTCTGGGGGCCTGCACGGCAAAGGTGTCGTCGGCCTCTTCAAGGCCCAGAATGCACCTTCTCCAG GCCAGTCCCAGGCGGACTCCAGTAGCCTGGAGCAGGAGAAGTACCTGCAGGCTGTGGTCAGCTCCATGCCCCGCTACGCGGACGCGTCGGGACGCAACACGCTTAGCGGCTTCTCTTCAGCCCACATGGGCAGTCACG TTCCCAGCCCCAGAGCCAGGGTCACCACGCTGTCCAACCCCATGGCGGCCTCGGCCTCCAGACGGACCGCACCCCGAG GTAAGTGGGGCAGTGTCCGGACCAGTGGGCGCAGCAGTGGGCTTGGCGCCGATGTGGGCTCCCGGCTAGCTGGCAGAGATGCGCTGGCCCCACCCCAGGCCAACGGGGGTCCCCCCGACCCAGGCTTCCTACGGCCGCAGCGAGCAGCCCTCTATATCCTTGGGGACAAAGCCCAGTTCAAG GGTGTGCGGCCAGACCCCCTGCAGCAGTGGGAGCTGGTGCCCATTGAGGTGTTTGAGGCGCGGCAGGTGAAAGCTAGCTTCAAGAAGCTGCTGAAGGCGTGTGTCCCAGGCTGCCCTGCTGTTGAGCCCAGCCCAGTCTCCTTCCTGCGCTCGCTGGAGGACTCAGAGTGGTTGATCCAG ATCCACAGGCTGCTGCAGGTGTCGGTGCTGGTGGTGGAGCTCCTGGATTCAGGCTCTTCTGTGCTGGTGGGCCTGGAGGACGGCTGGGACATCACCACCCAG GTGGTGTCCTTGGTGCAGCTGCTCTCAGACCCCTTCTACCGCACACTGGAGGGCTTCCGCCTGCTGGTGGAGAAGGAGTGGCTGTCTTTTGGTCATCGCTTCAGCCACCGTGGAGCCCACACCCTGGCTGGGCAGAGCAGTGGCTTCACGCCCGTCTTCCTGCAGTTCCTGGACTGCGTACACCAG GTCCACCTGCAGTTCCCCatggagtttgagttcagccagTTCTACCTCAAGTTCCTCGGCTACCACCACGTGTCCCGCCGTTTCCGGACCTTCCTGCTCGACTCTGACTATGAGCGCATTGAGCTGG GGCTGCTGTACGAGGAGAAGGGGGAACGCAGGGGCCAGCTGCCGTGCAGGTCTGTGTGGGAGTATGTGGATCGGCTGAGCAAGAGGACACCCGTGTTCTACAATTACATGTATGCACCCGAGGACACAGAG GTCCTGCGGCCCTATAGCAACGTGTCCAACCTGAAGGTGTGGGAATTCTACACTGAGGAGACGCTGGCCGAGGGCCCTCCCTATGACTGGGAACTGGCCCAGGGGCCCCCTGAACCCCCGGAGGAAGAACGGTCTGACGGAGGCCCTCCCCAGAGCAGGCGCCGTGTGGTGTGGCCCTGCTACGACAGCTGCCCCCGAACCCAGCCTGACGCCATCTCACGCCTGCTAGAG GAGCTGCAGAGGCTGGAGACAGAGTTGGGCCGACCCACTGAGCGCTGGAAGGACACCTGGGACCGGGTGAAGGCTGCGCAGCGCCTCGAAGGCCGGCCAGACGGACGT GGCACCCCTAGCTCCCTCCTAGTGTCCACGGCACCCCACCACCGCCGCTCGCTGGGTGTGTACCTGCAGGAGGGgcctgtgggctccaccctgagCCTCAGCCTGGACAGTGACCAGAGTAGTGGCTCAACTGCATCTGGCTCCCGCCAGGCTGCCCGCCGCAGCACCAGCACCCTGTACAGCCAGTTCCAGACAGCTGAGAGTGAGAACAG GTCCTATGAGGGCACTCTGTACAAGAAGGGGGCCTTCATGAAGCCCTGGAAGGCCCGCTGGTTCGTGTTAGACAAGACCAAGCACCAG CTGCGCTACTATGACCACCGAGTGGACACAGACTGCAAGGGTGTCATCGACCTggcggaggtggaggctgtggccCCTGGCACGCCCACCATGGGCGCTCCCAAAACCGTGGATGAGAAGGCCTTCTTTGAC GTGAAGACCACGCGTCGCGTTTACAACTTCTGTGCCCAGGATGTGCCCTCAGCCCAGCAGTGGGTGGACCGGATCCAGAGCTGCCTGTCAGACGCCTGA